Genomic DNA from Pigmentiphaga litoralis:
CTGCACCGACGCCTGTTCGTGGTGGTTGCGCTCATTCTGGAAGCTTTATTGCGGGGCGGACTGTTTGCAGGTTCACAACTGTTCCGGCCCCCAACGGCGGAGACCCTTTTTCAAACTGCGATCATTGCCTATGCGATCGAAGCGCTGATCATCGGGTATTACTTCAAGAAAAACGTTCCGATATCGCAAGACTCGACTTACCGACTGAGCATGCGTGACGCAGCGATCGCGTCCTATCCCGTATCGTTTTCAGCCGTCTGCAACTGGATCCAGATACAAGCTTACCGCCTGGTCTATGTAGGACTCGGCTTCGCCTCGATCGCAGGTATCTATGCGACCGTGGCAAACGTCGGATCCGTCGGGATGAACGCCTTGGCCCAAATAGCTTCGCAGATCCTCACGCCAAGGCTCTATCGGTCACAAGGAACGTATCTGCTGAAATACCTGACCATCGCCGTCGGTCTGGTGTTCACTGCGATCGTTGGATATGCGGTTCTGGGCCAACTCGTTCTCAAGATCTTGACTCGCGAAACGCTGGCCGCATACTGGCCGATCCTGCTCTTTGGAGCATCCGTTGAAGGCTTGAACTTCCTGATTGGCATCATTACGACGTATTTGACGATCAATCAAAAGGCGACCCAGTTGGTTACTGCAAACCTTCTTGGCGTCGTTGCCGTTCTGGTTTCATTCTATGCCGTTTACCTATACGACCTGTCGAATGTTTATCTGATCGGTATTCCATTGCTGGTTTCCCAGCTCGTCGTATGCTTGCATCTGTTTTATCTGACTCAAATCAACAACCGATAGGCCATCAGTGCTCTGCCCTAACGTCACCTTTGTTGTTTTCACTTATAACGAACAACAACGCATTACTAGAGTCCTGCAGAACTTCGCGGGCATCGGCCCGATACTGGTGGTTGACAACGACAGTACGGACCAGACTGCAGACATCGCCCGCTCATTCGGCGCAACGGTGTTGCTGAACAAGAACCAAGGGTGGGTCGAAGACGAAGTAACCGCCGCACGCGTCAAGGAAGCGGTACAGACCGACTGGATCTATTGGGGGTTTGCAGACGAAATGATCGATCATGAAACCGCTGGTGCGATTGCTGCTGCTGTTGACTCGAACGACTACGACATCGTTAATATCACCCGGAAAAACTACTATTACGGCAAGTTTTGCCACGATGCTTTTGCCGATCGCATGAACCGGATTTTCCGTAAAGCCGCCATTGACTTCAATGGCAATGTGATTCACGGTTTCGGCAAGGTCACCGTCCCGGAATCCCGTATCAAGATGCTGGACGATCGTTATTTTGTGCACCACTTCATCTCGAACGTCGCAAAGTCCTACATTCTGACCATGGATCGTTATACCGACGTGCAGGCGTCACCGAGCCTTTATCGTTCGCCTCTGCGCCTCGTGCTGGCGTCCCTCAAAATGGCTCTGACGCAGTATGTCCTTCGCGGCGGCTACAAAGCGGGGCCCGCAGGCGCCTTTCTGACCGCCAATTGCGCTTTCTACGGTTGGATGCTTTCCATGAAGGCTTACGAGAAAGCCCATGGAGTGGACCGCCCTTCCATCGAGGCCAGCAACGACACGGTGCGCGACCACGTTCTCCAGAGCTTCAAAGCCAAATGAGTCTTTTCGCTAAACTGAAGAAGTTCGCTGCCCTGTCTTCATTCGAGAAGCGGTATATCTTGTCCGGCGTGATGGCACGCATCAAGTCAGCAACGGTGTACCGACGCGAATTCGGTGCCATAGGCAGCGGCACGTGGCTGAAACGTCCGCGGCAAGTCATGAGTCCGAAAAATATCTTCATCGGTTCCAATGTCAGGATCGAGAGTGACGCCATTCTTTATTCAGTTGGCGCTTACGGAAAAAGCGAACACAACGGACGCATTGTCATCGAGGACGGCGTCTATATGAACCATAGCTG
This window encodes:
- a CDS encoding glycosyltransferase, coding for MLCPNVTFVVFTYNEQQRITRVLQNFAGIGPILVVDNDSTDQTADIARSFGATVLLNKNQGWVEDEVTAARVKEAVQTDWIYWGFADEMIDHETAGAIAAAVDSNDYDIVNITRKNYYYGKFCHDAFADRMNRIFRKAAIDFNGNVIHGFGKVTVPESRIKMLDDRYFVHHFISNVAKSYILTMDRYTDVQASPSLYRSPLRLVLASLKMALTQYVLRGGYKAGPAGAFLTANCAFYGWMLSMKAYEKAHGVDRPSIEASNDTVRDHVLQSFKAK